From a region of the Panicum virgatum strain AP13 chromosome 2K, P.virgatum_v5, whole genome shotgun sequence genome:
- the LOC120695299 gene encoding uncharacterized protein LOC120695299 — translation MPNYNGIDQNNLLPTPKYRCTVILVVPHTRLGRAAPGAKQGPAIRSRRRGELRLERSANPRRPAIRPRRGGGGGGGGSRPGSQVGIHAARRFVLAEWEPRREPGGDPRRPRFFLDEEEPRRDPGGDHAARRFALNEGSAPERGRLRFILGDWKRCEGRRDSTRGPALQWCTEGAASSSRFHVLGATMIQLSRRRLSVLNLCSVFGTITKSPIEEGKDDSPRGPALHSLLR, via the exons ATGCcgaattataatggcattgatCAAAATAACCTTCTTCCTACCCCCAAATATCGCTGCACCGTCATCCTCGTCGTCCCGCATACTCGCCTTGGGCGAGCCGCGCCTGGAGCGAAGCAGGGACCCGCGATTCGTTCTCGCCGCCGGGGGGAGCTGCGCCTGGAGCGAAGCGCGAACCCGCGCCGCCCGGCGATTCGTCCtcgccgcggggggggggggggggggggggggagccgcCCCGGGAGCCAGGTGGGGATCCACGCCGCCCGGCGATTCGTCCTCGCCGAGTGGGAGCCGCGCCGGGAGCCAGGCGGGGATCCACGCCGCCCGCGATTCTTCCTCGACGAGGAGGAGCCGCGCCGGGATCCAGGAGGGGATCACGCTGCCCGGCGATTCGCCCTCAACGAGGGGAGCGCTCCAGAGCGGGGTCGACTGCGATTCATCCTCGGCGACTGGAAGCGCTGCGAAGGGAGGCGCGACTCCACGCGGGGGCCTGCACTCCAGTGGTGCACTGAAGGTGCTGCATCCTCGTCAAG GTTCCATGTTTTGGGAGCTACGATGATTCAGTTATCTAGACGCAGGCTATCTGTGCTGAACCTGTGCAGTGTTTTTGGGACCATTACTAAATCCCCTATTGAG GAAGGGAAGGACGACTCCCCACGTGGGCCTGCACTTCATTCGCTG CTGCGATAG